From the genome of Platichthys flesus chromosome 10, fPlaFle2.1, whole genome shotgun sequence:
AAAGTCCCACAAGTAAAACAGGGATGTGAACTGAATTTCTATGTCATTAACATCTGTATGTTTaagggtttaacctgagccaggccATACAACAATGATGGTAATCATCACTTCCACATATGGATAGTAACATACAGCTACGGATTAAATAAGTTATCTTTTTTAATGCACTGGTATCAGATCGGTACTCGGTATCATCGGCTACACAAAGTCCAGGTACCGGTATCTGGAAGGGAAAATGGTATCGAATTATCTCCATTTTATATCAGGAGACTTTATATAATAAGGTTGCGAACTTAATGTATACTGAAACCTGACAGTTGCTACTATGAGCAAAAACGTTGCATCTGTTGAGAGATGAAACTTCCATTTAATAACGAGAACTGGACTCAGAGTAGGGATGATTGTTTTTGACAAAGCAGGtgaactttaatttaaaaacgCTTATAAGAGGCCACATTTCTAAATACAGGTTACTTTGCAGGATGTCACTAAAGGATAACATTTTGTTATACACTTTGTTATATGTTGGGCCACAAGTTGGCTTAAAAGGAGCTGATCCTTTTCTAACATTCGCAGTGGTGGCACAAAATAGACCTGGTGTAGACTAGACTTCATGCACATTGCTATTTGCAGGACGGCTTCTGAAGCAATGATCTTCAAACTACAgaccaacagcagcagtgaaatgTTTTCTGAAAGTTAAACAGAGACCACAGGCGGTGACTCAGTTTTTATTGAATTTCACTGTGTTCCAGAATTTAGCCTGGCCCAAGTAGGACCGTGGCagctctgtatttatttgttaaaagCTATACTGCTGACCAGTCAGGTTTAATCGCATGTGCATCTGGTAGTGACCTTTACTGCATTCAAGAATACTTGTGACTAGATTAGACATAGGCAGTTTTATTCTgatctcagaaaaaaaaaattgaaagatGAGAGGAATGGCAAAAGTGCGGGTATTGATGTAACACATGTGGGGTTGTGTTATTCTGCAGGTGCCTGGTCATAGACGAAGCCGATCGTATGGTGGAAAGAGGCCACTTTGCAGAGCTGGAGAATCTGCTGGAGATGCTGAACACCGTGCACTTCAACCCCACGAGGCAAACCTTTGTGTTCTCTGCCACATTGACCATGGCTCACAGCCTGCCCACCCGCctcctgcagaagaagaagaggaagaatatGGACCAGAGGGGCAAGCTGGAAGTTCTCATGGAGAAAGTGGGGATCAAGTCCAAACCCAAAATCATCGACCTCACCAGGAAGGAGGCGACGGTGGAGACGCTGACCGAGACGCGGATCCACTGccagaaagaggagaaggactTCTACCTGTATTACttcttgctgcagttccctggGCGCACCATGGTGTTCGCCAACAGCATAGACTGTATCAAGAGACTGAACTCCCTGCTGGTGATCTTAGAATTTGATCCACTGCCTCTTCACGCCAACATGCACCAGAAACAACGGCTGAAAAACCTGGAGCGGTTTGCCGAGAGGGAGAAGTAAGTGTCGCACACACCTGCACTAGCCGTCTGAACTTGTTTGCTTCGGGTTGACTTGATCCAGTAATTGTGCCCATGGTGAAATAGAGTAACTTGTTTACTGCAGAAAGACGCTTAAGAGTTTAAACTGCACCTGACTGATGAGTTGCATCATAATGCTTATTTATCTCCACCTTGGAATTGATGTTGTAAATGTTGTCCGTCTTACTGTCGGCAAGATTACTAAAAACCTACAAAACTGCTTTCCATGGAATTTTTGCGAGTAGGGGGGTATAAGCCAggcaaaaaacattttggagCGGATCTGGTTAAACAGGCTGTTCcaggaatccccccccccccccccccccccccccccgcaatgCTCAATCAACAGATTTTTAAACGCAGAACAGGCAGCTTCACACAGGGATTTTATTCACTCCTACAGATGGAGGGGGGAGGAACTACTAGAGCACACATTGACCGTCAATCATGTCTGAACATATGCTGTtgacaaaaaatacacataccTTGTTAAAGTCGTATCGAAGCTAGTCACTTTCACTTAAACTCAATCTAGTTAAATtgtttaataatgttttatataaattgtACCTCCAATGTTTGTTCAATGCAGTAGCAGGGAGGggtaggaaataaaaaaaaaatctccaaataagtgagaaaaccaaaaccaacaagaaaacaacactgAGCTCCATAAATCTCCTGCTTTACTGAGCTGATGTGACTTGATTCACAGTTGCGTTCTGCTGACCACTGATGTAGCTGCAAGAGGACTGGATATCCCCAATGTTCAACATGTGATCCACTACCAGGTATGTTTTTCATTTCGATTGTCCAGAATTCCAGGTTCCTTGAATTTGACTCAGTCCTGTGAACATTCTCATTTTGTACAAATACTCACTAGGACTCAAGGATGAcctaaatagatttttttttaaataacatgtttttgCCCTTTTGAATTCTCGAGAGTGCTTGAGGtaatttcttcaacttttgatcaCTCGGACTACAATTTTCAGATCAGGTGATAACATTTCTGTGGTCAAAAGTCACAGTGACATTAAATGGatctggaaaataaatatgtaggAAAATGTACatggaaactgcactggttgccAGGAGGCAACCAGCTGCAGTACAGTAATTCTAGTTCTGCTTTTAAgaatactactactaataccATAATTGGAATGCTCTCCCCTGTACTTCAGGTTCCCAGGACATCTGAGACTTATGTCCATCGGAGTGGCAGAACAGCGAGAGCGACTAAAGAGGGTCTCAGTTTGCTGGTAATCGGCCCAGACGACGTGTTGAACTTCAGAAAGATTTATAATACTCTAGGGAAGGACGAGGACCTTCCAATGTTCCCCATAGAGAGCAAATGCATGGAAGCAATCAAAGTGAGCTCCACTGGTATTAGGTCCTGTATATATGTCCCGTTAAAGCAATTCTTTCTGAATGTTAACTGTTGAGTGTGTCCCACCGCAGGAACGAGTAAACTTGGCCAGGAGCATAGAGAAGATTGAGTTCCACAACGGCAGAGAGAAGCAACACAACTCCTGGTTCACAAAAGCAGCAGAGGCCCTGGAGGTGGACCTGGATGATGATCTTTTACTCGGTAAGACCAGCATAACCATATCTGTGACAACCATTGGAAAGGTGTTCAAATACAAACAGCTGAAGGTGCCATGTTTGTTCACAGGCGGATCAAAGGACGAGGATGgtgacagagagcagcagaagatGGTCAAGAGCATGAAAAAGCATTTGAAGCATTTGAGATCCCAGCCTGTGTTCAAGAACCTGGTCAAGACCAGGTACCCGACTCAGATGGGAAAACTCGCCCTGCCCAACCTGCCTCGTGCCGGGTTGGAAAGCGCCCTGACCAAGGTGTCAATACAGCAGAAGGAAGACGACTTAAAAAAAGCTGGTCCACCACAGCAAGGgaaaaagaagcagaggaaagagctgaggaaagaaaagaggaaggaaaagaggcagcagcagaggcagcagcaacagcaggagcagcaggagcagcaacagcagcaggagcagcaggagcagcagtgatatgtaataaaaaatttgtatttaaaaaaaaaaatgccatctTCGAAACACTTACAATGCTTAATAGATAAATGAAATTTTTAACATGCACAATGTGCAATAATTGTATTTCCAGATGTTGTTGATTCTCTGTACGCTGCaagattttataaaaattcGTTTTCACAAGTGTCTTAAAGCGCTGCTGGGATGTATTCAACCAAAGTTCGAGTTCCTGAGCTGTGCAGGGTTGACGTATCGCTGGTCAGTGGTGAGGTCGCGGGTAGAGAATGTTGTAGTGCGATGTTTGGTagaggaggtgcagggaggGCTCAGCACCCTCTGGAATCATGTGGTGAGCCAACTGCTGCTCGTCACCGTCCACAGAGACGATATGTGTGCAAATGTCCAgagcctcagagagagccagaATGTCCACGTGATCGCACTCCATCCCCATCACCTCCACTTCCTGCATGAAGGGAACAAAGAAGTCAGCGGGCCTGCTCCAACGGCAACCCGTTTCTTCACCAGATTGCAGCAGCACTTTACTAACCTGACGACAGTATGCGTGTAGATTGGGCGCCTCCACAAAGTTGGAGAAGAACTGTGCGTTGCTCTGCAGGTGTGCCGAGGTGAGCAGCCTGAGATACTGCACCACGTGGTCAGAGGTGATCTGCTCATTGAAGAGCCTCAGCAAGGCGTAGTCCTGCTCGTCAGCCTGGCACTGctccaccacgtccaccacctTCAAGGGAACAGAACCAATCGGGTAATGAGTTTGGACAAAAGAGGATGTTCCCAGTACCACAAAAGGGGGATGGAACAACTGTTCTAATTACCTGCACCTTTTTAAGATCCAAGTCTAGAGGCATACTGTCAATACTATTTGCAGTAAGGTGCAATTCATGTTAGGGTTTATTCAGTTGATTAAAAACTGAAGCTTTCAAAATATGAATCCAATCTGTGCAGTGTCACTACTTGGCAGAGCCGCTTAAACAAGTCCCCCCCATTCTTTCCAATTTGTTGTCCTGAACCagttcacacagacaaagattttCCACTGCTTGGCCAGTTTTCATTAAATGGTGCTATGTTTGATTTGTGTATACATGGTTCATTCAAAAAGATTTGCAATGGCATTAAAAGATGTTGAAGTATAATATTAGTTTGACCATCTAAATATAGTGTCTGGAAACATTGTTCTTTGTAGCTGACAAAAACACTTGCCTAAACAATAACATGTGTTTACTTCACCTCAATGAACACACAACTATAAATGTGGTATTCTAGTCAAATTATAGTTATTGACTTTACTGCCTTTAGGGCCCCAAACTGGAATCATGAAGGTCTAAGGGCCACAAAGCGAAAAGCATCCGTCCccgatgttttctttttacctcaCTGTGTCCATTAACCTGACATACAATCATTTCTAATTTGAATAGTTAATCCACAACTGtacatttgttgttttggaCTGAGTATAATGATCACTTCTTTTCATAAAGACAGTCCAGTGTCTTATTAGAAATTGCAGCTCAACTACCAGATAACTACATTGTGTGATAGTAAGGAGTTCTTTACTGTGTCCAGGTGTTGTTTGAAGCGGCTCTCATCAAATCCTGCAGAGGACAACACTTCACCGCTTTGAATTATTTTGTCCTTGAATCTGAAATTAAAACCCATTATCACTCACACGTATACTGCAGCATTTCATCGACACCGGTTTGTTTATTGCAGATGTCAGTACTGATCATTACTGACCTCTGCAAAGCTCGGGCGTTATGCAGGACTGACTCCATGTGAGAGAAGCAGAAGGCCCGGTAGAAGCAGTTTCCATCACCACGTACTTTCCTCACAGAGGAGAACTGGCTGCTCAGATCCTGACAAAGCACAGCGCGTGGGGTTAATACAGAGCGATGTGTACATTTGGCCACTGCAGTACAACAGCCCACCTACTTTGTACTTGGCCCCGGGTATTTGATGTgggaacatggaggagatgtcCTCTCTGTGCGAGACGAGACTTCCAACCTCCATCTGCCGTTAAACAGACGCTGAGCTGACAGCCTGAAAGCAGCAGGGAGACACGGGCACCAGCCTCAGAccgtggagaagaggaacagGCACGCACCTTCGCATTTCCACAACATGGAGACGGCGGCAGAAAATCGGGTTTGTCAAGTCTCCGCACGTCAAAGAATGTGTCAACACgttgttacatttttatttccattttcctcAAAGACCGGATGTTTGCATGTACCACGTGCTGGTGTTAAAGCGACAGTACCGTATTTATTCAACGCCCTTCACACTCATAACGATGAAACATCTCGTTAATAACCTGAAACCTGACCTAAACATCGGTTTTATAATGCAGAAGGATGTAATCACGAAGAACATTGTGTGTATTATGTACAAACAAATGTGACCATGGACAAATTATGGAATTAGAGTTGTAAAACGTGGCTTACCTTGTTTTGGCAGTAGGTGGTGCTGTCACTATCACAACATACAGCCTAAAATATTGGCTGGTCAGGTCAGAGACAttttcttgtctcttgtcttcAGATCGTATCAATCTTTCATCTTTGCAACAGTCTAAGACATCATAGGGATATATAATCACTGACCCTGGGACATTAGCCAACTGAAGGACCTCTTGGCTTAATGAATCCTTTGAAGTCTCAAACAAGTTTGATTCTTTCAGCCCTTTTCACTTTGaaacacaacatgggtcaaatgTGACCTGgctcagtttttattttctatatcttCGCACTAAATGAATTTCATCATTCAGTATTTCAGGTATTCCCCAATTAATtcttattaaaaatgtttggaaaaaaaaaaattgtgtatcTAATCCTACCCttctaatgcacaacatgggtAAAAAAATGTCGtaatcatttgtttgtgttatgtCATGCATGGGTGTTTTGTGCTAtatctttgaaataaatgtattttatcatttaatattctaCGTTTTCATAAGAtatcttgtttttaatgaccacaaatcattattttcctttatcCTTTCTTACTTTATAAACAACCGTacattttggggaaatgtgtTGCTTattggacaatgcacagtggaggtaaaaaatacttcctgtttcatgacAAATCAGTAGATggcacttcctgtttgaataAGCATATTGAtccaagtgtttttttgtttataatgaAATTACACATATCAGTAcagatttttgtacatgtcggtCAATAGTGGTGCTAAGGCAGCTCTTATTCTAGGgtatctcctccctctcctcgcgCCCCATCTCTGTCGATGAAAatgagagggagatgaagagtAAAGTAACGTTAAGTAATAAGTAACGTTATGTAACCTTAACTAGATTGAG
Proteins encoded in this window:
- the LOC133961948 gene encoding ubiquitin thioesterase OTUB2-like, with the translated sequence MEVGSLVSHREDISSMFPHQIPGAKYKDLSSQFSSVRKVRGDGNCFYRAFCFSHMESVLHNARALQRFKDKIIQSGEVLSSAGFDESRFKQHLDTVVDVVEQCQADEQDYALLRLFNEQITSDHVVQYLRLLTSAHLQSNAQFFSNFVEAPNLHAYCRQEVEVMGMECDHVDILALSEALDICTHIVSVDGDEQQLAHHMIPEGAEPSLHLLYQTSHYNILYPRPHH